The Epinephelus fuscoguttatus linkage group LG7, E.fuscoguttatus.final_Chr_v1 DNA window ctttattcacactgtagttattaattaaaacaacatatgtcatgtattgtaccttaattcctacacaaaaatgacagtgtcagggcttaaagtgaaaaatttgtcagtcgttctccgtctataattttgcgcccatgcccacctctatttatttttcacccctctctccagttctgctgtgttaacaccgggtttaatatactttgcttccatctctctgccctgctctactctacttcaacgctacctagctctctctctactctaccagtagactaccacatccacctgttgcacaaaacgcacacagcagtgtttcccctaggatggagttgtagcagcggaggtgaagcacacgcatgaaaaataattttcacatgcgtgcacaacctgctgggatgtttctatgtatctactggcaccagaagggctctttaggactaagtacatacagtacatgtgtgcacagtaatgagcaggtgaaatgtctgtctagcttacatatgaggtgtctcaagatttaggaacacaacgcctgaacgcaacacaagctcagcatgagtgccgtgctgagctgctgtgcgagcagcgtgtttgtctgtgcgtaacagcagtcttttggttatttacacactgtccatttcaatagctttgtcagctgacaaactgcacttcTGGTCCCCAGAAGATGTATCCTACTGACTTTGTTGATCCCCCACCCAATACTGTTAACCTGCAAAAGTAATGGCATTCCCATGGGCTGGGATCAACTTGCTCTTTAGTGCTACTTACCAAATGTTAGCATCCTAACTCAtaaaacatggtaaacattatatacataacacatcagcatgttagcattgtcactgtgaatATGTGTGCATGTCCTGGGGGTTAGAATAAAGCTTAATTTAATTCAGacactgacattaaaaaaaatctccttaTCACCTGCTGGGGGGAGGGTGGATCGGTTTTGGCAGACCATTAGTTAGGCCTTTTTGGAAAATAGAATGGCATTTGGTCTCAGAGATTCTGAGCCTTAAAtctaatttttcatttatttaaaatggcTAGACcgtgcatatgaatgcagatcaCTGGATatcatatttaaatgtaatGAATAACATTTAAACCTTTATGGTAAATATTTAATAGTGGTTCAATTTCATTATTAAGCATTTAGTTCCTTATAAAACTCAATTATTTCAGCCTTTCTTTACCTCTGTTTTGTAACCAGATAATCTGAAGGCTCAAACTAAAGAGACATGCTTGCATTACATAAATTCCACCTTAAACTAGAGTTCTTCTAGTACCGATAGCAGTATCAAAATGCCTCTGATACCGCCTTAAAAAACTGGATGCAGGTATCAGTGATTACTCTAGTGTGAGCACTGATCTGATGTCATGGAATTTACTAATAAACTAACAAGTAGCTTCACgtgtggaaaaaaacagtatttgAACATCTCTACCTTAAACtaaccctcctctcctctctttcctgcAGTTATGTGGCCTAGCACTGATTGTCGTGGGAATCCTAGTGCAAATGGGTCTGCACAACACCATCAAGATCCGTGATGTGTCAGCCTCAGGAGCCCCCATTGTTCTCATTGCAGTTGGCGTGGTGATTTTCTTCATCGCTTTCTTCGGCTGCTGTGGCGCCTGGAAGGAGAACTACTGCATGGTCACGACGGTAATTTGCATAGTGTGGTATCTGTTAACGACAAAAAGGTTGAGTTAACTAAGCCATTCGAAAAATTAAGTTCATGTAAGAGACTTAAATATCTTATTGTTACCCTCAGTTCGCCATCCTCCTGTTTCTGGTCATTCTTGTGGAGATTGCAGCAGCAATCGCTGGATATGTCTTCAGGAACAAAGTGAGTGTACACTTTCACTGTTTCCTTTGTTAAAATCTATGAGACCCTGCAGGAGGTTTTGTTTAACGTCTTTGTTGTGTCTCCCATCTAGCTCTCAGCTGTGGTTGAGGACAGTCTCACTGACATGATCAACAGTTACAAGAACGGCACGGCTGAATTCAAAAAGAGTGTGGACAAAATGCAGGAGGATGTGAGTTCAGTGTAAATTCTCCTACTCACTGTTTACTCAGCCTGACAACACCTTCACATAACACTGCTGCATCCTGCTGGTCTGTGCtgcatgacatgacatgatgtttttctttgccGCGACTGTTGACACAAGTTAGATCCTTTTACTGTACTTTGCTGGCATGtccatttcaaatgtttttcatttgactCACTTCCAGCTGAAATGCTGTGGTGGGAACAGTTCCTCTGACTGGAAGAACTTCGGCCCTGATGGAAAGACTGTGCCTGACTCGTGCTGCATCAAAGTCACTTCGAAGTGTGGAGTCGGGGCCATGACAGACGACGCCAAAGTGCACCAGAAGGTAAACTGTGACTGTAGAAGGAAATGTTTGCATCAGCACGAATTTATCGCAGCCCTGATTCGGCTGTAGGAACAACAGGAacagaaacactgggttacatacatacatacatttactGTCCACTATTAATCAAAGGCATATACGGCTCCAagaattataaataaataaaacaaattactGAGCACAGCTGGTATTTTAGGGCTCAAAAAATctgtatggttttttttttttacgtattTAAAGATTTGTGCAGGACATTTTAGAGATGAAAAACGAGTCACTCCTATAATGGAAAAACTATCAATGACAAACAATTTGATTGCAACATTGGTCCtcatgcagaaacattttgttaattttctcttaagagaaaaaataagagaagTCAACTCAAGATGCACCAATCTGCTCTTACCCAGGTATGCTCAATGATGAATCCCACCTGATCTTAAGTAACCTATTAGCATAGGTAACGCCCCCTTAACACTATACAAGGGCAGGGCTGCGTTCAGCCCCAACAAAACGTAGCAAAACTTTTATTGAAATGGAAACTGTTGAGTGTTGAACACTCTGCTGTGTGAGAATAGCACAGTGCCTTTTAATATGGCGGGGTTTAATTCAGTTCCATTCAAATGGGGTTTATTGGCATGGGAAACATATATAGATATTTACAAAGCAAGtgtgaagtaaaaacaaaaattagtAAGATCTCATAGAATTTGGTTTATATACACGTATGCCATGTGCAAAGACTCTAGCACGTGCCCAAGCATTGTAGAGATGCCACCATAAAAAGGctgtaagaagaagaagaactacAGCAATCAATGTACTGTTAAATAAACCTAAACAAACAGTGTCAGCCCTGGTGTTACAGGAAAATTTAATAACACAGCAATGGACACACATTctgaagtattcagatcctttacttaagtaaaagtactaatgcCAAACTGTAAAAGTACTCGGTTACTcataaagtcctgcattgaaaatggtactttggtaaaagtttgttaaataatttttaaaatatttcacttAATTGACGAATCGTTTCAGCCACACTTGTTcatgtgggggttttttttggtcaaaaatccTAATTTGTAACGTAACTAAaaactaaagttatcaaattATTGTTTGTCGTGTTTTGTCGTTGAGTAGAAGTAGAAAGTGGCATAAGAATAAAATAGTCAAGTATAGTGAAAGCATCTCAAATTTGTAAATGTTGGAGAGAAGAGCAAAATGAAGGAAACAGTGGTGAATCCAATAAATAAATGGGTattaacaaaataagaaaaaaatgtgcatacaaacaaaaatactagGGATGTGTTCCTATATTGCTTTCTGCGTGAAGACCACTGTTTCTAACTTCCCTGAAATTTATCTTTGGCATTTTGGGTTCTTTTTAGTTATCAACAGACATTTAATGAGTATATCTGCGCTCATCGATACATCAGCCGGTTTATTGGTCAGGCTCGAGTGTGAAGAGAAAGAGGTTATGCACTGAAAAATAAACCCAAATAAACCCGTCGTCAACAACACGTTCAGCACCAAACAGTTGGCAAAGATGAGGACCTGTCGCTGGAAAAGGTCAAgcatcagagctgcagagctaaTAGTTGAGACCAAACAGGAGCTAGACAGAAAGTAAACATTAGACAGAAACAAGACTCCAGTAGGATTATAATGGTGCTCTCTGTGCCAAAtaggcacatacacacatacacttttgGTGTGTAATGAGTCTCTACACAGGTGCATGTAAATCAGACATCTCTGTGGTATAATGGCCTCAAACTGTGTTATATGACGTAGGCCATATAGCTGAGAAAAGATCGAATATTTCCCTGTGTGATGTGGTAACTGTGCTTTATGATCATTTACGTATTTTGTCACCTGCATTAAATGTGCTCACCCACTTTGTGGTACAGTGAAGGGTTAACCACTTCAGTACATCTCTATGCACTGGGTTTTAATAAGATTTACAATCAGTTAAAGAAGGGGAACGGGTAGTTGATTTTGCAGTAATGCATATTTCACACATACAGCATTGGTGTGTGGGGTTTTAAACAACGAGGAAGTAACACCAGAGTCAACAAACCTCAACCGTTAATAAGAAGTCAACGTTATTCCCCGAGGCAACGGGTTTCTCAGTTAACAGCTCAACCAGTGAAATCTCCATATTGGATCTAACAACTTATTTTGctattgtttgtgttgttgttgcagggATGTCACGATGCTTTTGAGGCTTTACTGAAGAAAAACATCCTGTGGGTGATAGTCGCAGCTCTTATCATTGCATTCCTGCAGGTACGTAACATAAACAAAAGAGACATTACTATAACCAGACATGACTCGGTGCAGAATTCctaagcagttcatttttactaCTAAAGTTTACCTGCAAGgatgatttttatttaaatgtgtttttgtattcattttgtcatttaaagatacagttggtaacttttataaaataactatttgtcatatttgctttAACAGTCATTACATCCACTCAGTAGTACGAGGCAGAGAATATGTAAAACATAAATCATGTTCCTTTGCCTCCTGTTAAGGGGCTTTTATATCGCTGCATGGAAACTCACCACCTTCAGTCATTTTAAAGAGGGGGAAGGCAGCAGAGGGGAAGTGGTTTGGAACAAGGTGGTCAGGGTATGAAGCAGTTCGCCCCCCACATGCACACGTACCGATTTCACTCTGTCATGCTGAGCTCACAGTGTTTAGCCGATCAAATAGAATCAGAAAAAGACAAGATGGAGGAGTTGATAATGTCGGTGTCTTTCAAACAAACAGTAATGGATTCCGTGAGCAAAGGCCTCAAAGCAGCCGTCAGTCACGTCcatcactgctcgtgaactgcgGTCAGACTTTCACACTTGGCAGCGCCAATCGAATATAGAAActcagattctgttactgcctattttctcatctttctcaaatgttttcataacCATATTTTATCGTGCTGTTCAGTGGTAAGATGAGAAAGTTCTTTCGGCGGTAGGGGGATACATCGTTTTAGCTcgactgttttcaacatggcggCTGGGTCACAAACTTATCTTATTTTTCAGCtcaacagtacactaaaacaaATCGTGAAAatatttgaggcaagaaataggcaaggCAGAAACAGAAacctgattcatatttgattgacatgattgacagctgcgttagagactttTGCAGCCACAGTGGACTCCAGCAAATGCCTGAGAAGCACTACAAGGagggaaattatttttttcacattctatctgtctcatgtacttctgtgtagtgacaatttcagcaagttattttcataaaagttaccaactgtatcTTTAACTCATTTCTTTATAAATTTAATTAGTtggaatacatttttattttcacatctgGTGTTTTTATCTTGCCTGTAAGAGTGCCACTACAGATCTGTTAGTATCCTATAAATATTTGATGTCAGCATCCTCTCCTTCTTGTATGTGATTGTTTTCCTTTCAGATTTTGGGCATTGTGTTCGCCTGCTTGTTGATGAGAGGCATCCGCAGCGGCTACGAAGTCATGTGATCCAGCTGCACACCTGCGTAGTTCAGTTCGCCCTTATTAGGAGCTTGGTTTGGAAActtttaattaacattaacattcatCTTATACTTCAGATTTAATGCACAGAACAATGTATTTTCACTTGTATTGATTTTGGATTATATTTTCATAGGTTAATATCTCTGCTTCGTCACTGTATGTGCATAGGCCATTATAGAAATGATTCCTGTCCACTTTATCTTCAGCATATGTTCTTGCTGGTTTTGAGGGATTCTAACATCTTTTACTTTACTCGTGTTTAAGAGACTTAagttctgtttttatgttttgctgGTTCCCagcttgtttttattaaagACTCTTTAAATTACATCTGAATTTGCTTTACGTGTAAATGAAAACAGGGAAAATAGATGTTCCATTGAAGGTATTTATTTCAGACACAGTTCCAGTACAATGTGTATAATATTGGCACAATATTCAAAACCTGTTGAGCAAATAATAtcatatattaaaaaagaaaatcctgaAAAGAAAATAACTTTTACGAGTATTTCTGGAGTGTTGCGCCTGTCCTTGCAAAAGGCACAGGAAGCAAATGACAGTTCCCGTTGTACATTTTTCAACACCTAACACCAGCACAGCTTCCTCTTTGTTCTGCTCGAGTGACATTCAGTGCTGCAGTTGGTGGTCTGAACCCTCCAAAGCCAGAAAACCTCAAGTAAACAATAAATTAAAGTGCCATCATGACTCTTATCAGACAGCCTGCAAATGCTGTGCTGCACATCAGAAAGGATATTAATCTACAAGATGTAGTTCAGTTTCTTACATCACAAACATGATGAATGTCTTTGCAGTAGCAAACAATATAAGCAGgctttaattaacattttttcctTTCAGGGGACCCTTTGTGTAACCAAAGTATTTCCTTCCCTCAAGGCTGTTGCCACGAAATTCCAATTTGACCAGTggtattgtaaaaaaaaaaaaaaaaaaaaagcagagcacAAAGCGAGGTAAATGTATGAGAAGCTACAGAACGATGTGCTTGATGTGAACGTGTGTAAACCTTTCACGCCCACGTACAAGTGA harbors:
- the cd63 gene encoding CD63 antigen yields the protein MGVEGGMKCIKFLLFFFNFLFWLCGLALIVVGILVQMGLHNTIKIRDVSASGAPIVLIAVGVVIFFIAFFGCCGAWKENYCMVTTFAILLFLVILVEIAAAIAGYVFRNKLSAVVEDSLTDMINSYKNGTAEFKKSVDKMQEDLKCCGGNSSSDWKNFGPDGKTVPDSCCIKVTSKCGVGAMTDDAKVHQKGCHDAFEALLKKNILWVIVAALIIAFLQILGIVFACLLMRGIRSGYEVM